One window from the genome of Bdellovibrio sp. NC01 encodes:
- a CDS encoding DUF4105 domain-containing protein, protein MVLNFLVLAFMLVAPQITWGFSFADTQSRIELYKQQAKDKKLAHSSQWLRLGHYRSSTFGGYHSPIQGNFFIAPHGNKDPEAELDATLQLLFTAKKAQCRYLARTSWLKKELSIYPEDLQSCPERDSWKELLGAKEIYLIFAASDLSSAASSFGHTFLRLHNPKNTGKLELLDYGVNYAAVTGEESGALYAIKGLFGSYPGTFSMQPYHQKIREYTNLEGRDLWEYRLHLTPDEVTFIIDHLLELEGSWAPYYFSDDNCSAQILELIEVAKPDIDLTSQFHDFVIPLDTVKALESKWMLDSEKVRPSLQAEWHTRYANLNFDQRKAVVEIIKDKSVAEPHYLSLNPKQKAESIEASLSYLALTEYREQKEKKDEKYQLALARSKLGKVTEPIVIPPPPSPLTSPDTTAVYWGYGKDLGQDFYSFKWRRGFHDLLSDDSGLAPFSQLDFFSAEVRYMPTRQNWDLYQFTFLNIITTYPWTEFERPLSWKVDVGTQPKLAPYFNGGIGAGVDVALPKAARATMFVITENDHLLEVANPHFGVEGLLVNKWTEHFRTMLDAKYLYSTSEGRSFGDYSAGLSYSEFKTEIRFEGEIRDNHDQWKLSIIF, encoded by the coding sequence ATGGTTCTTAATTTCCTAGTTCTTGCATTCATGCTTGTCGCCCCACAAATTACGTGGGGCTTTTCTTTTGCGGATACACAATCGCGTATCGAACTTTATAAGCAACAGGCAAAAGACAAAAAATTAGCGCATTCATCACAGTGGTTGCGCCTGGGTCACTATCGTTCTTCGACGTTCGGTGGCTATCATTCCCCGATTCAAGGGAATTTTTTTATCGCTCCCCACGGCAACAAAGATCCCGAAGCAGAACTTGATGCGACTTTGCAGTTGTTATTTACGGCCAAGAAAGCGCAGTGCCGTTACCTGGCTCGCACATCGTGGTTAAAAAAAGAACTTTCAATTTATCCAGAAGATTTGCAATCCTGTCCCGAGCGCGACTCGTGGAAAGAACTTCTTGGCGCCAAAGAAATCTATTTGATCTTTGCAGCCAGCGACCTGAGCAGTGCGGCTTCCAGCTTTGGTCATACGTTTCTACGTCTTCATAATCCTAAAAACACAGGCAAACTGGAACTTCTTGATTACGGTGTGAATTACGCAGCAGTCACAGGTGAAGAAAGTGGTGCCTTGTACGCAATCAAAGGATTGTTCGGCAGCTATCCCGGAACATTTTCGATGCAGCCTTATCACCAGAAGATTCGAGAATATACAAATCTTGAAGGTCGCGACTTGTGGGAATATCGCCTGCATCTAACGCCGGATGAAGTTACGTTTATCATCGATCATCTTTTAGAACTTGAGGGCAGCTGGGCCCCTTATTATTTTTCTGACGACAATTGTTCTGCACAAATCTTGGAACTGATCGAAGTCGCAAAACCAGATATCGATCTTACTTCGCAGTTTCACGATTTCGTCATTCCACTGGATACAGTGAAAGCCCTTGAAAGTAAGTGGATGCTTGATAGTGAAAAAGTTCGTCCTTCACTACAAGCAGAATGGCACACTCGTTATGCGAATTTAAATTTCGATCAACGTAAAGCCGTTGTTGAAATTATTAAAGACAAGTCCGTAGCAGAGCCGCATTACCTGTCTTTGAATCCAAAACAAAAAGCTGAATCGATTGAAGCATCGTTAAGCTATTTGGCGTTAACCGAATATCGCGAACAAAAAGAAAAGAAGGACGAGAAATATCAATTGGCACTAGCTCGCTCGAAGCTGGGTAAAGTGACCGAGCCGATTGTGATTCCTCCTCCACCTTCGCCGCTAACAAGTCCTGATACGACAGCCGTGTATTGGGGTTACGGAAAAGATTTAGGTCAGGATTTTTATTCGTTCAAATGGCGTCGTGGCTTTCATGACTTGCTTTCTGATGACAGTGGCCTTGCACCGTTTTCGCAACTGGATTTCTTTAGTGCAGAAGTGCGCTATATGCCGACTCGTCAAAACTGGGATCTTTATCAGTTTACATTTTTAAATATTATCACGACTTATCCTTGGACCGAGTTTGAGCGTCCTTTAAGTTGGAAAGTCGATGTCGGAACGCAGCCAAAATTAGCACCGTATTTTAATGGTGGTATTGGTGCGGGTGTTGACGTGGCCTTACCGAAAGCGGCGCGCGCAACGATGTTTGTGATTACTGAAAATGACCATTTGCTGGAAGTTGCAAATCCACATTTCGGAGTTGAAGGTTTACTTGTGAACAAGTGGACTGAACATTTTAGAACGATGCTTGATGCGAAGTATTTGTACTCTACGTCAGAGGGCAGATCGTTTGGCGATTACTCTGCGGGACTATCATACTCTGAATTTAAAACCGAAATCCGCTTTGAAGGAGAGATCCGCGACAACCACGATCAGTGGAAGCTGTCGATCATCTTTTAG
- a CDS encoding DUF3015 family protein: protein MKKVLCALLMVFSVKAFANDAGCGLGSMVITKNSKLMQLFAMTTNATLLTQVFGITSGTSNCSASGIVMNDKEVQYFVEVNQEELSREMAQGHGEKLFTLAQMKGCANDASQKAFGSFTQDSFSRIMPSSTTSASDVVKNLNSEMSQQKELAQLCHGS from the coding sequence GTGAAAAAGGTACTTTGTGCTCTTCTGATGGTGTTCTCCGTTAAAGCATTCGCTAACGACGCAGGTTGCGGTTTGGGTAGCATGGTTATCACTAAAAACAGCAAATTGATGCAGTTGTTTGCGATGACTACGAACGCGACTTTGTTGACTCAAGTTTTCGGTATCACTTCAGGTACTTCAAACTGTTCAGCAAGCGGTATCGTTATGAACGATAAAGAAGTTCAGTACTTCGTAGAAGTAAACCAAGAAGAACTTTCACGTGAAATGGCTCAAGGTCATGGTGAAAAACTTTTCACTTTGGCGCAAATGAAAGGCTGTGCGAACGATGCTTCTCAAAAAGCGTTCGGTTCATTCACACAAGATTCATTCTCTAGAATCATGCCTTCATCAACAACTTCAGCTTCTGACGTTGTGAAAAACTTGAACTCTGAAATGTCTCAACAGAAAGAGCTAGCACAATTGTGCCATGGTTCTTAA
- the trxA gene encoding thioredoxin, with translation MQVLDVTKDSLKEIVENNQIVIIDFWAVWCGPCKRFAPIFEGVAAKHPDVKFVKVNTDENPDLANMFEVRSIPTLAVIKEQEIVFVQPGALPEEVLEEVVKRARELDMDEVRKNNK, from the coding sequence ATGCAGGTCCTGGATGTAACAAAAGATTCATTGAAAGAAATCGTAGAGAACAATCAAATCGTGATTATCGATTTCTGGGCTGTATGGTGCGGACCGTGCAAACGTTTTGCCCCCATTTTTGAAGGCGTCGCTGCCAAACATCCCGACGTAAAATTTGTTAAGGTAAATACGGATGAGAATCCTGATCTAGCAAATATGTTTGAAGTGCGCTCTATTCCCACTCTGGCAGTGATTAAAGAGCAAGAGATCGTCTTCGTTCAGCCTGGTGCTTTACCGGAAGAAGTTCTTGAAGAGGTGGTTAAACGTGCTCGCGAACTTGATATGGATGAAGTTCGTAAGAACAATAAATAA
- a CDS encoding DUF4430 domain-containing protein: protein MKKILIVSLIAVPLTTHALTWKIFGPCSDKPIYEGTYQADLNKSIGETSIEIFEKNKIAYVGVPAGFNSINNSPTGLDALEVVSDTEMRAYGWCYLVNNKMPVEMPDQVKPKSQDDKLVWFYGYGTNKDNVWTEYCSPGYWIKAKQFCEK from the coding sequence ATGAAAAAGATCTTAATTGTTTCCCTTATCGCTGTGCCGTTAACGACTCACGCTTTGACGTGGAAAATCTTTGGTCCTTGCTCAGACAAGCCTATTTATGAAGGCACTTATCAAGCCGATCTGAATAAATCGATTGGTGAAACGTCGATTGAAATTTTCGAGAAAAATAAAATCGCTTACGTTGGTGTTCCAGCAGGTTTCAATTCGATCAATAACAGTCCAACAGGTCTTGATGCATTGGAAGTTGTGTCTGATACGGAAATGCGCGCTTACGGTTGGTGCTATCTTGTGAATAACAAAATGCCTGTCGAGATGCCTGATCAAGTGAAGCCAAAATCACAAGATGACAAGTTGGTTTGGTTTTATGGTTATGGAACCAACAAAGACAATGTTTGGACGGAGTACTGCTCGCCTGGATACTGGATTAAAGCGAAACAGTTCTGCGAGAAATAA
- a CDS encoding peptidylprolyl isomerase, whose product MSKNIDIKKVIWIYLFAFLLAAFSFRADAAETKTETETKTATEVKKADKASKASKSAKATETKKGQPMFAIFETTKGNFKVKFFNDKAPKTVENFVGLAEGTKEWTDPKSGAKVKKPFYDGLTFHRVIKDFMIQGGCPLGTGTGGPGYRFEDEFPAGAPKHSKPGILSMANAGPNTNGSQFFVTTVATPWLDGRHTVFGEVVEGMDVVHAIENSKTGPMDRPAEPIVINHIKIVRE is encoded by the coding sequence GTGTCGAAGAATATCGATATTAAGAAGGTCATTTGGATCTATCTTTTTGCGTTCTTGTTAGCAGCGTTTAGTTTTAGAGCAGATGCCGCCGAAACAAAAACAGAGACTGAAACAAAGACTGCAACCGAAGTAAAAAAAGCCGACAAAGCATCGAAGGCTTCTAAATCTGCAAAAGCTACTGAAACGAAGAAAGGGCAACCGATGTTTGCAATTTTCGAAACTACAAAAGGCAATTTCAAAGTAAAATTCTTCAACGATAAAGCACCAAAGACAGTTGAAAACTTCGTAGGTCTTGCTGAAGGCACTAAAGAGTGGACTGATCCTAAATCTGGCGCAAAAGTTAAAAAGCCATTCTATGACGGTTTGACTTTCCACCGCGTGATCAAAGATTTCATGATTCAAGGTGGTTGCCCACTTGGAACTGGCACTGGCGGTCCTGGTTACCGTTTCGAAGATGAATTCCCAGCTGGCGCTCCGAAGCACTCTAAACCTGGCATCCTTTCAATGGCGAATGCCGGTCCTAACACAAACGGTTCACAATTCTTTGTAACAACTGTTGCAACTCCTTGGTTGGATGGTCGTCACACAGTATTCGGTGAAGTTGTTGAAGGCATGGATGTAGTTCACGCTATCGAGAACTCTAAAACAGGTCCAATGGATCGCCCTGCTGAACCAATCGTAATCAATCACATCAAAATCGTTCGCGAGTAG
- a CDS encoding glutamine-synthetase adenylyltransferase, which produces MSNLAFEDQLRKERNEIWSRFALAAKTDSEDPLNICYKWSKAADHLLQLAFAHCFPDQKIALFALGKLGSSELNLSSDVDLLLVCEELSSELLSGLRKFQRILNDRTALGFVFRVDFDLRPGGKQGPLIPTLDQFRDYYGNYGETWERLALVRLKAVAGDGEIIGQTLTFAKKFSFRRHLDFTLLEDLKTLRSQIQNHYWERSQNQIIDLKLGVGGIRDVELFTHALQVVHGGKDPSLQVQGTVQALKLISDRGLLPADESKFLQEHYRKLRKLENYVQALEDQQTHLLDPGEEHPEFVKQALKTLNDEMKRCDQIVKTLLGEAPKATSVEEELSKVGLGEEELQSLWNEILDQQVLSRNRGRDELSRKAFLQEFLRTLQEQGGDIHRALLLLKDFVHGTRAKATFFAMLLREKSLMQKLAWLFGHSPYLSRILCNRPELLDSFVYRSQDKLSDDMGVLLEELAEKRLLSELINGSQYLENKDLPSLLQNLSSTADLIAGNLLEAIKKEYPSSLQILALGKWGGEELGFRSDLDFIFVIPNDPVDNDFKVAKRFITRLTEPHRGGSIFSIDMRLRPSGKAGPIVMPLKDLQEYLRNEAAAWERQAYLKARWVGSLGPKLVAEYMNKGLTNEELIELNRIRGELISKSPNLNLKYSEGGLVDIELAVQSYLLAKNITPAHSGMTAFFAELPSEAMPLQANYDRLRQMEQMLQLVASDSSVELVQNHESFHALALALHTSSTKLLEEVHELLSTNLSILKALDPRRQAH; this is translated from the coding sequence TTGAGTAACTTAGCTTTTGAGGATCAGCTTCGCAAAGAGCGTAACGAGATTTGGTCTCGCTTCGCTCTTGCTGCGAAAACTGACTCAGAAGATCCACTGAATATCTGTTATAAGTGGAGCAAAGCGGCCGATCATCTTTTGCAACTCGCCTTTGCCCACTGCTTTCCCGATCAAAAAATCGCATTGTTTGCTCTGGGAAAATTAGGCTCTTCCGAATTAAATCTAAGCTCTGACGTCGATTTGCTTTTAGTCTGCGAAGAATTATCTTCCGAACTACTTTCCGGTTTAAGAAAATTTCAAAGAATTCTAAATGATCGCACCGCCTTGGGATTTGTGTTCCGAGTCGACTTTGATTTACGTCCCGGCGGCAAACAAGGTCCCCTGATTCCCACACTTGATCAATTCCGTGATTATTATGGCAACTATGGTGAAACCTGGGAACGCTTAGCACTCGTGCGTTTAAAAGCCGTCGCAGGTGACGGTGAAATCATCGGACAAACTTTAACTTTCGCAAAAAAGTTTTCTTTCCGTCGTCATCTTGATTTCACTTTGCTTGAAGATTTAAAAACGTTGCGCTCGCAGATTCAAAATCATTATTGGGAACGCAGCCAGAATCAGATTATCGATTTAAAATTAGGCGTGGGCGGTATTCGTGACGTGGAATTATTCACACACGCTTTGCAAGTCGTTCACGGCGGTAAAGATCCTTCCCTGCAAGTACAAGGCACAGTTCAGGCTTTAAAATTAATTTCAGATCGTGGTTTATTACCGGCAGATGAATCGAAGTTCTTACAAGAGCACTATCGTAAACTTCGTAAGTTAGAAAACTACGTGCAGGCCTTGGAAGACCAGCAAACTCATTTGCTTGATCCCGGCGAGGAACATCCGGAATTTGTTAAACAAGCTCTAAAAACTTTAAATGACGAAATGAAACGTTGTGATCAAATCGTCAAAACTCTTCTGGGTGAAGCTCCGAAAGCGACTTCTGTTGAAGAAGAGCTTAGCAAAGTGGGCCTTGGCGAAGAAGAACTACAAAGCTTGTGGAATGAGATTTTAGATCAACAAGTTCTATCGCGAAATCGTGGCCGTGATGAGCTTTCACGCAAAGCTTTCCTGCAGGAATTTTTGCGCACGTTGCAAGAACAAGGCGGCGATATTCACCGTGCTTTGTTGTTACTAAAGGACTTCGTTCACGGCACTCGCGCTAAAGCCACTTTCTTTGCGATGCTATTGCGTGAAAAATCTTTGATGCAAAAGCTTGCGTGGTTGTTTGGACATTCTCCATATCTTTCGCGTATTTTGTGCAATCGTCCTGAATTGCTAGATAGTTTCGTTTATCGCTCGCAAGATAAGTTGTCTGACGATATGGGTGTGTTGCTGGAAGAGCTTGCGGAAAAAAGACTTCTTTCGGAACTGATCAACGGCAGTCAATATTTAGAAAATAAAGATCTGCCTTCGTTGTTACAGAATCTTTCTTCAACAGCGGATCTGATTGCGGGAAATCTTTTAGAAGCGATTAAGAAAGAATACCCGTCGTCATTGCAGATTCTGGCTCTTGGTAAATGGGGCGGCGAAGAACTGGGTTTCCGTTCGGATCTTGATTTTATTTTCGTGATTCCCAACGATCCCGTCGATAACGATTTTAAAGTAGCAAAACGTTTTATCACTCGTCTGACTGAACCACATCGTGGTGGCAGTATCTTTTCGATCGACATGCGCTTGCGTCCTTCTGGCAAAGCCGGTCCGATTGTGATGCCACTTAAAGATCTGCAGGAGTATTTGCGCAATGAAGCTGCTGCTTGGGAACGCCAAGCCTACTTGAAAGCTCGTTGGGTGGGTTCGCTAGGACCGAAACTTGTCGCGGAATACATGAACAAAGGCTTAACGAACGAAGAGTTGATTGAGCTCAATCGTATTCGTGGCGAACTGATTTCTAAATCACCGAACTTGAATTTGAAATACAGCGAAGGCGGTTTGGTCGATATCGAGCTTGCGGTTCAGAGCTATTTATTAGCGAAAAACATTACTCCCGCTCATTCGGGAATGACGGCTTTTTTTGCTGAACTTCCCTCTGAAGCGATGCCTTTACAGGCTAACTATGATCGACTGCGTCAGATGGAGCAAATGCTTCAACTGGTGGCGTCAGACTCCTCTGTAGAACTGGTCCAGAATCACGAGTCCTTTCATGCGCTTGCCTTAGCGCTTCATACTTCGTCAACGAAGCTTCTTGAAGAGGTTCATGAGCTTCTCTCGACAAACCTCTCCATTTTGAAGGCACTTGACCCTCGCAGGCAGGCTCACTAA
- a CDS encoding PD40 domain-containing protein yields MKLLCILLALCTFSQASLAQDSGIYIKLGEARTKKSLMAFPPLQYFGSPTSSSKYQSVGAEMFNTITNDLSVSSYFQFINQTAFLEDTSKTGLQPAPGQANGFKFQSWSAVGADFLIKAGFSIAGDEVTLETYTYHVSRAKLILGKKYKGPLSTARRIAHTFSNDVLEALTGKEGPFLSRVTVSTDRGGGQSKEIYVMDWDSANANQVTSHRSISISPAWSPDGKKIAYTSYVKRVGAKFRNADMLLLDLSSGKRTLISYRQGINSGAAFSPDGKSIFLTISQGNNPDIYKMSYDGTLLGKITNGPSGAMNVEPAVCPGDSSKVAFSSDRAGKPMIYTMNADGGNIKRLTFAGVFNSSPSWSPDCKKIAFAGQSEDHFDIFVMNADGTEMVRLTSAKKSNGRGASNEDPSFSPDGRFVMYTSNRTGKNQVYISTADGSEERRVTNDNYNYFKPKWSKNIE; encoded by the coding sequence ATGAAGTTATTATGCATCCTTTTGGCCTTGTGCACTTTTTCGCAAGCATCATTGGCGCAAGATAGCGGTATCTACATCAAACTAGGTGAAGCACGTACAAAGAAAAGTTTGATGGCTTTTCCTCCGCTTCAATATTTCGGTTCACCAACGTCTTCTTCAAAATATCAATCTGTTGGTGCAGAGATGTTTAACACGATTACGAATGACCTTTCCGTGTCTTCGTATTTTCAATTCATCAATCAAACAGCGTTTCTTGAAGACACAAGCAAGACTGGCTTGCAACCAGCTCCTGGCCAAGCAAATGGCTTTAAATTTCAAAGCTGGTCAGCGGTGGGTGCGGATTTCTTGATTAAAGCGGGCTTTTCAATCGCAGGCGATGAAGTGACTTTGGAAACTTACACTTATCACGTATCCCGCGCGAAATTGATCTTGGGCAAAAAATATAAAGGCCCTTTAAGCACAGCTCGCCGTATTGCACACACTTTCTCGAATGATGTTCTTGAAGCTTTGACTGGCAAAGAAGGTCCATTCCTATCGCGCGTAACGGTTTCTACGGATCGTGGCGGTGGTCAGTCAAAAGAAATTTACGTGATGGACTGGGATTCTGCGAATGCGAATCAAGTGACAAGTCATCGTAGTATTTCGATTTCTCCAGCCTGGTCGCCAGACGGTAAAAAGATTGCTTACACGTCGTACGTAAAACGTGTCGGCGCAAAATTCAGAAATGCTGACATGTTGTTATTGGATCTTTCTTCTGGAAAACGCACTTTGATTTCTTACCGCCAAGGTATCAACTCAGGTGCGGCGTTTTCTCCAGATGGCAAAAGTATTTTCTTAACGATTTCTCAAGGTAACAATCCAGATATTTATAAAATGTCTTACGATGGTACTTTGCTTGGTAAAATCACAAATGGTCCATCGGGTGCGATGAATGTGGAGCCAGCAGTCTGCCCAGGTGACAGTTCAAAAGTGGCCTTCTCTTCAGATCGTGCGGGTAAACCGATGATCTATACGATGAATGCAGATGGTGGAAATATTAAACGTCTGACTTTTGCGGGCGTGTTTAACTCTTCACCGTCATGGTCACCTGATTGTAAGAAAATCGCTTTTGCCGGCCAAAGTGAAGATCATTTCGATATTTTCGTGATGAACGCAGACGGCACTGAAATGGTTCGTTTGACGTCAGCGAAAAAATCAAACGGTCGCGGCGCAAGCAATGAAGATCCAAGCTTTTCTCCTGACGGTCGCTTCGTGATGTACACAAGCAACCGCACTGGCAAGAACCAAGTTTATATCTCGACAGCAGATGGTTCCGAAGAGCGTCGTGTAACAAACGACAACTACAATTACTTCAAACCTAAGTGGTCTAAAAACATTGAGTAA
- a CDS encoding energy transducer TonB, producing the protein MNELEEIEQQNDEKLSRGIGISFALHAVILSIFALKAAFFTPEQIDFSQAVRVDMVGLPDKLDKTPPAASKEEAKPALPDKNPPAEKPVEKTVEKKPEPAKPEPVKPTPAPKVAAKSEVKVPKETKPEGINLEKTKHQQQSAIEKLKAMAALEKIKEDVASQNKAKPVPATGKDAAGAAKVKGNVLSPGTALSGLSKLQHDSYAADLDHHIKQHWAVPEWLAKRDYKAQAKVYIDARGNIIGRKIIKSSGNPSYDDAVLDTIDQSAPFPAPPEKFVSIVEVDGITIGFPE; encoded by the coding sequence GTGAACGAATTAGAAGAAATTGAACAACAGAATGACGAAAAACTTTCCCGCGGCATTGGGATCTCCTTTGCCCTGCATGCTGTTATTCTGTCGATCTTTGCTTTAAAGGCCGCTTTCTTTACTCCGGAACAAATCGACTTTTCGCAGGCTGTGCGTGTTGATATGGTCGGCCTTCCAGATAAATTAGATAAAACCCCACCGGCTGCTTCAAAAGAAGAAGCAAAACCTGCTTTGCCGGATAAAAATCCACCAGCAGAAAAGCCTGTGGAAAAAACGGTAGAGAAAAAACCAGAACCAGCAAAGCCTGAACCAGTGAAGCCAACTCCGGCTCCGAAGGTTGCTGCGAAATCTGAAGTAAAAGTGCCAAAGGAAACTAAACCTGAAGGCATCAACTTAGAAAAGACGAAGCATCAACAACAAAGCGCGATTGAAAAATTAAAAGCAATGGCCGCTTTGGAAAAAATTAAAGAAGACGTCGCTTCACAAAATAAAGCGAAACCTGTTCCTGCAACTGGTAAAGACGCAGCCGGCGCCGCAAAGGTGAAAGGCAATGTGCTTTCACCGGGTACAGCGCTGTCGGGTCTTTCGAAATTGCAACATGACAGTTATGCTGCAGATCTTGATCATCATATAAAACAACACTGGGCCGTGCCTGAGTGGTTGGCGAAACGCGATTATAAAGCGCAAGCAAAAGTTTATATCGATGCTCGCGGTAATATCATTGGACGTAAGATAATTAAATCAAGTGGCAATCCAAGTTATGATGATGCGGTATTAGATACTATTGATCAGTCTGCACCATTCCCTGCTCCACCAGAAAAGTTTGTTTCTATTGTGGAAGTAGATGGCATCACAATTGGTTTCCCAGAGTAA
- a CDS encoding biopolymer transporter ExbD, with amino-acid sequence MGMSAGGGGKSRATLSEINVTPLVDVMLVLLIMFMVTTPLMQQGIEVDLPKTSASGVDMNEEPFVLVIGADQKMTIAKTKIAMHELRPKIKAIFENKKNKQVYIQADRKVDYGFVAEAMAEIRAAGVFNIGLITVPKDK; translated from the coding sequence ATGGGAATGAGCGCAGGCGGCGGTGGAAAATCCCGCGCGACATTAAGCGAGATCAATGTGACTCCCCTTGTGGACGTCATGTTGGTATTGCTTATCATGTTCATGGTGACGACACCTTTGATGCAACAAGGGATCGAAGTCGACCTTCCAAAGACTTCTGCATCTGGCGTTGACATGAATGAAGAACCTTTCGTGTTGGTTATCGGTGCGGATCAAAAGATGACGATCGCAAAAACAAAGATCGCCATGCATGAACTTCGCCCCAAGATTAAAGCCATCTTCGAAAATAAAAAGAATAAACAAGTCTACATCCAAGCTGATCGCAAAGTGGATTATGGTTTCGTCGCGGAAGCCATGGCTGAAATTCGCGCAGCTGGAGTTTTCAACATCGGCCTGATCACGGTACCTAAAGACAAGTGA
- the tolQ gene encoding protein TolQ: MLFSLLINSAVAAPSVSVNTSSVDAIAQASPVVQLTLVILVVMSVFCWAIGYSKYQTFKKMRQSDELFLNKFWKVNSLDTLFEDIDQYKDSSVARVFKAAYLEMKKISESPLMSKTEGDKPVLTGIDNLERILNKANENEIAKLESRLTVLATTGSTGPFIGLFGTVWGIMGSFHKIGMTGSASLAVVAPGISEALISTAIGLAAAIPAVVLYNNFISRIRKQEITLNNFNADFLNIVKRNFFQGN; the protein is encoded by the coding sequence ATGTTGTTTTCTCTATTAATTAATTCTGCTGTGGCGGCTCCTTCCGTTTCGGTTAACACAAGTTCTGTCGATGCAATTGCACAGGCTAGTCCGGTTGTACAACTGACACTGGTGATTCTAGTTGTGATGTCTGTTTTCTGTTGGGCGATTGGATACAGCAAATATCAAACGTTCAAAAAAATGCGTCAATCTGACGAGCTTTTCTTAAACAAGTTTTGGAAAGTAAATTCTTTGGACACGTTGTTTGAAGATATCGATCAATATAAAGATTCATCAGTAGCGCGCGTATTTAAAGCGGCTTACTTGGAAATGAAAAAGATTTCTGAATCTCCATTGATGTCTAAAACAGAAGGCGACAAACCGGTTTTGACTGGCATCGACAATCTTGAGCGTATCTTGAATAAAGCGAATGAAAATGAAATCGCTAAATTGGAATCACGTTTAACTGTTCTTGCGACGACAGGCAGTACGGGACCGTTCATCGGTTTGTTCGGTACAGTTTGGGGGATCATGGGATCTTTCCATAAAATCGGTATGACAGGCTCTGCAAGTCTTGCGGTTGTTGCCCCTGGTATTTCGGAAGCTTTGATTTCTACAGCTATCGGTCTTGCGGCCGCGATCCCAGCCGTTGTTCTTTATAACAACTTTATTTCAAGAATCCGTAAGCAAGAAATCACGTTGAACAACTTCAACGCAGACTTCTTGAACATCGTGAAAAGAAACTTCTTCCAAGGAAACTAA
- a CDS encoding Rrf2 family transcriptional regulator translates to MNKINRKLEYALMALKYMSQKIPGELTSAKEVSDAFHTPFDATARVMQQMAQKGGILRAEYGANGGYQITKDLAKVSIHDLIEVIEGPTALVKCLNKEAPCEIHSTCNIVSPITNLNSKLTEFYKSVSLKDLLVERSAMTGKKPDQKTEAVVNG, encoded by the coding sequence ATGAACAAAATCAATCGCAAGCTTGAATATGCGTTAATGGCTTTGAAATACATGAGCCAGAAAATTCCTGGAGAGTTAACTTCTGCCAAAGAAGTCTCTGACGCTTTTCATACGCCTTTTGATGCAACAGCTCGGGTCATGCAACAGATGGCACAAAAAGGCGGGATTCTTCGCGCCGAGTATGGAGCCAACGGCGGATATCAGATCACAAAAGACTTAGCTAAAGTCTCTATTCACGATTTGATCGAAGTGATCGAAGGCCCAACCGCTTTAGTGAAATGCCTGAATAAAGAGGCACCTTGTGAAATTCACTCTACGTGCAACATTGTTTCTCCAATCACGAATTTGAATAGCAAACTGACGGAGTTCTACAAGAGCGTAAGCCTTAAAGATCTTCTCGTAGAAAGAAGCGCCATGACTGGTAAGAAGCCAGATCAAAAAACAGAGGCGGTAGTTAATGGATAA